One genomic region from Capillibacterium thermochitinicola encodes:
- a CDS encoding sodium ion-translocating decarboxylase subunit beta, whose product MFVIGGVLIYLAIKKDYEPLLLLPIGFGAILANIPFSSAIGENGFLTILYNAGIHTELFPVLIFIAIGAMIDFGPLLQQPFMLFFGAAAQFGIFMTALLARGLGFSLKEAVSIGIIGAADGPTSIYVANLFAGELIGPITVAAYSYMSLVPLIQPPVIKALTTPEERRIPMDLNLHKVSKTTRILFPIVVTMVAGLIAPMSVALVGSLMFGNLIRECGVLDRLSKAAQNELSNLVTLLLGITIGSTMIAEKFLTWKTIMILMMGLFAFIFDTAGGVLFAKLLNLFLPRKVNPMIGAAGISAFPMSARVIQKMAQKENPGNFVLMQAVGANVAGQVGSILAAGVLIYLVSSLGL is encoded by the coding sequence ATGTTTGTTATCGGCGGAGTCTTGATCTACCTTGCCATCAAGAAAGACTATGAACCCCTGTTGTTACTACCAATCGGCTTCGGTGCCATCCTGGCCAACATTCCCTTTTCTTCGGCCATCGGCGAAAACGGCTTTCTAACTATCCTTTATAACGCAGGAATCCACACGGAACTTTTTCCGGTTTTGATCTTTATTGCCATCGGCGCCATGATCGATTTCGGTCCGCTTCTGCAACAGCCTTTCATGCTCTTCTTTGGTGCCGCCGCCCAGTTTGGGATCTTTATGACAGCCCTTCTGGCCCGCGGATTGGGTTTTTCCCTGAAAGAAGCGGTCTCCATCGGGATCATCGGTGCCGCCGACGGTCCGACCTCGATCTATGTGGCCAATCTCTTCGCCGGCGAGTTGATTGGACCCATCACCGTCGCCGCCTACTCCTACATGTCACTGGTCCCGTTGATCCAACCGCCGGTGATTAAAGCCCTGACTACGCCGGAGGAGCGCAGGATTCCGATGGATCTTAATCTGCACAAGGTCTCGAAAACCACCCGGATTCTCTTTCCCATCGTCGTCACGATGGTCGCGGGGTTGATTGCCCCGATGAGCGTCGCGCTGGTCGGTTCGCTCATGTTCGGTAACCTCATCCGGGAATGCGGCGTCCTGGACAGGCTCTCCAAAGCCGCCCAGAACGAACTCTCCAACCTGGTCACGCTCCTCCTTGGGATTACCATCGGTTCCACCATGATCGCCGAGAAGTTTTTAACCTGGAAAACCATCATGATTCTCATGATGGGGCTCTTTGCCTTTATCTTTGATACGGCAGGCGGGGTTTTGTTCGCCAAACTCCTCAACCTTTTCCTTCCCCGGAAGGTCAACCCGATGATAGGGGCGGCCGGAATCTCCGCATTCCCCATGTCCGCCCGGGTGATTCAGAAGATGGCGCAAAAGGAGAATCCCGGCAATTTCGTTCTGATGCAGGCCGTAGGGGCCAACGTCGCGGGGCAGGTCGGTTCCATTCTCGCCGCCGGAGTCCTCATCTATCTTGTCAGCTCCCTCGGATTATAG
- a CDS encoding phasin family protein, translated as MKSFLEKSLVFGLGTFSLTREKAEKFLRDLEERGEVTAAEGKRILNELMEKGEQEKKALQETIQQTVGEIMKNLGYIRKEEYTALEERVKELEARLYGAPTAGETTE; from the coding sequence ATGAAAAGTTTTCTTGAGAAATCATTGGTTTTTGGCTTGGGCACCTTCTCGCTAACCCGCGAAAAGGCGGAGAAGTTCCTCCGCGACTTGGAAGAACGGGGCGAAGTCACCGCGGCCGAAGGGAAAAGAATCCTCAATGAGCTGATGGAAAAGGGCGAACAGGAAAAAAAAGCGCTCCAGGAGACAATCCAGCAAACGGTTGGCGAAATCATGAAAAACCTCGGCTACATCAGGAAGGAAGAGTACACTGCTTTAGAAGAACGGGTTAAAGAGTTGGAAGCACGTTTATACGGTGCGCCGACGGCGGGCGAAACAACCGAATAA